The Flammeovirga pectinis genomic interval GTATTGTCTGGAGCAGGGTATGGGCCATGGGCACCTCCTTTTGTTAGCTTCTTACCGTTACCTGAAGATCCTGTTGGAGAAGGCTTAGGGCACTTTTTTGGTGCAATGCGTGTAGATGGCTTTAGACCAAAGTCTGAATTTAAATCTCATATGGACAATTGGATCAGAAGATTTAAAAATGCTGATACTGTTGAAGGACAAGAACGTGTATTGATTCCTGGTGATCCTGAACGTGAAATCCAACATGAAAGACTTACTTTAGGTATTCCTGTACTATCACCTGTTATAAAAGATTTAGAAGAAGTAGGAAGCAAATTTAAACTTACACTTTAAATTAATTTAACTTCAAAATTATAGCAAGACTAGCCTACTACATTTTACTTCTAATAATTTTTACTGCGTAATTTAACGACTGTCACGTTACGTACTTTGCTAAAAACGTCTAAATTTCTCTTTTACTTATTCTACTACAGAAATAGGTATTGAGCTTATTTTGACGATGATATTTATTTACTATCTAAAACCTAATTGACATGCTTTATAAGATTAAGCTAAAAAATGCCGATGATCATGTACTACTGTCTAGTACAGCTTATGATTTTATTGAAGGGAATGAGTACTATAAACAACTTAAGGTACTCGAAAATTTACGTCTACATGCAAGTGGTTATGTGTTTTTTCAAAAGAATTATCCTAAGCCAAATGGTGGGTATCAAAACATTACAATTTACTTGCATAAATTAATTGCGGAGAAATATGTTGAGCAACAAGAATCTCAAAAAAGACTTTTTGTTCGCATAAAAAATGGGAACCCTCTAGATTGTAGAGAAAAAAATCTAGAATGGGCTACTATGGCTGAGTTACGTAGAAACCAGAAACACCACCATAACAAGACTGGTTATAGAGGGGTTGTTAAGGTAAGTAAGAACACCTACAGGTCTGTTCTTTATTCTAAAGGTGAACGATTTGACCTTGGGTTATTCCCTAGTGCAGAATCTGCCGCTCAAGCATATAATAAAAAATCACAAGAGCTTTTTGGTAAAACAAAGAGTTTAAACAAAGTAGAAGAAGCTGATGAAACTGAAGTAATTACAATTTTATAAAATTTAAAGAGAAATTTTATCGCACTATTTTTCACAAGAAGAGATATAACTTTTCCCTTAAAAGGAATGTTGTATCTCTTTTTATTTGTAATTTATATAAATTTATTACTCTCATTATCAAATTATAAGGAATTTCATCTTGACATAGTGAATAAACAATCATTCATGTCTATCTTGCATTATCAATAACCTTAAATGTACTGTTATGGCACAACAACGTAAAAAAAGAACAACTTCTACAAGTAGTAACAGTAGAACAAACAAACGTACTACTGCCCCTAAAACTACTTCTAAGCCTGAAGTAAAAGTGGAAGATACCGTAAAAAGTAATGTTCAATTAGAAATCAAGGCTACACAAGACTCTAGCAAAAAAGTAGATGAAAACCCTGATGCTACTGTCTTTACAAAAGTAGAAAATACGGCAAAAGAAACTACTCAAAAAGTTGTTGAGCAAGTAACAGAAACTATTGATTCTACTACCCAAGTACTTCAAGAAACAAAAGATAAAGTAGAAGAAAAAACTATTGAGGCTGTAAATAAAGGCAAAGAAACGCTTACGGAAGCTACTGAAGTTGCCGATAATAAAGTTGATGCTTTTATTGATGATAGCTTAAAGGTATCTCATGATATAATTAATGAGGCATCTTCTTTTTCTAAAGAATCACTTTCAACAGTAAATGAGAAAACTGTTGCTATGATTGATCAAACTGAAGATGCTGCAGGCAGAATTATTACAGAAGCTAGAAGTTTAACTGATTCTGCAATTGAAAATGTAGAAGAGGCGACAGGTAAAGTATTCTCGTCTGCTAAAGATGTTGTTGATAGTACTTTCTTAAATACAAAAGAAGTGGTTACCTCTTTTGTAAGTAACGGAAAAACGTTTACGGAAATTGCTTACGAAAAATCTAACGAAACTGTTGATAATGTTATCGATCAAGCAAATACAGCTGTTGATGATACTTTAAGATTTGTAAAAGAAACGTCGTCTAAAGTATTTACTACTTCTAAAAGTTTTGTAAACGAACCTGTAGAAACAGTTACAGAAGTTGCTACTGATACAAAAGATGCTACTTCTTCTATTCTATCAGAAATGTCTGATAAAATTATTAGACTGTCTCCTGTTCAAGTACCTAACAAAGATGAAATTGTAGAGACACAAAGTAAGATTAAAACATTTATTCAAAACGGTGCTGCTGCAGCAATTTATCCAGTAGTTCGTTTATTGAAATAAGATATATTTTCTGCAAAAAAGAATCCCGACTCAAAAGCAATTTTAAGTCGGGATTTCTTATTTATACTACATTAAATAGTAGTCTAGAATTTAGTACCTAAAAGGAAAGCTTTTAATTCCATTCTCTTTTTACCCTGCATTTGCCATTCATCTACAGAGATAAATCCATCAGCAGTTTTAATATAGAAGTAAGATTTATTATCTGTTACAAACCCATCAGCATTTGCTTCTAAAGTGGCATCATAAACCTTAGATACTTTAAATAATTTGTAAGTTTTCCCAAGAATTTCAGTCCAAGCAGCTGGATAAGGTGAAAGCCCTCTAATAAAGTTATAAACTGTTGCTGTATCTTTAGAAAAATCTACTTTACAGGTCTCTTTAAATATTTTAGGAGCCATTTTAGGTTCTCCAACTATCTTCTGAGGTGTGGTTTCGTAATCACCTTTTTCTACTAATTGAACCGTTTTTAAAACAAGTTCACCACCTACTTGCATCAACCTACCGTAAACATCTCCTACAGTATCTTCTTCTAAGATTGGCTCTTCTTGCTGGAGAATAACATCACCAGTATCAATTTCATGTTGTAAAAAGAAAGTTGTTACACCTGTTACCTTTTCACCATTAATAATTGCCCAATTAATAGGCGCAGCACCTCTATAATCTGGCAATAAAGAACCATGTAAATTAAAAGTACCAATTCTTGGCATGTCCCAAACAGCTTCTGGAAGCATTCTAAAAGCAACCACAATTTGCAGGTCTACTTCTAATGCCTTTAATTCTTGCTGAAACGCTTCATTTTTTAAATTTGTTGGTTGCATAATATGTAAACCAACAGACTCAGCATATTGCTTTACTGGAGACGATTGTAATTTACGACCTCTTCCTGCAGGTTTATCAGGAGCTGTAATTACACCAACTACATTGTATCCGTTTTCAACGAGAACTTGTAACGAAGGAACGGCAAAATCTGGCGTTCCCATGAATACTATTTTTAAATTCTTTTCCATATCAAATATTATTTACTCTTCTTATTTCTAAATGATTTGGTTACTGTTTCAAAGCGATCAATTGATTTACAAACCCAAGCACCGCCAATATTTTTATATTCTTCATCACTCAACTTTAAATCAAGCGATTCATCTTTTCTAATTTTAGCACTTAATTGATTTAAACAGAGTGCT includes:
- the fmt gene encoding methionyl-tRNA formyltransferase, producing the protein MEKNLKIVFMGTPDFAVPSLQVLVENGYNVVGVITAPDKPAGRGRKLQSSPVKQYAESVGLHIMQPTNLKNEAFQQELKALEVDLQIVVAFRMLPEAVWDMPRIGTFNLHGSLLPDYRGAAPINWAIINGEKVTGVTTFFLQHEIDTGDVILQQEEPILEEDTVGDVYGRLMQVGGELVLKTVQLVEKGDYETTPQKIVGEPKMAPKIFKETCKVDFSKDTATVYNFIRGLSPYPAAWTEILGKTYKLFKVSKVYDATLEANADGFVTDNKSYFYIKTADGFISVDEWQMQGKKRMELKAFLLGTKF
- a CDS encoding Pathogenesis-related transcriptional factor and ERF protein: MLYKIKLKNADDHVLLSSTAYDFIEGNEYYKQLKVLENLRLHASGYVFFQKNYPKPNGGYQNITIYLHKLIAEKYVEQQESQKRLFVRIKNGNPLDCREKNLEWATMAELRRNQKHHHNKTGYRGVVKVSKNTYRSVLYSKGERFDLGLFPSAESAAQAYNKKSQELFGKTKSLNKVEEADETEVITIL